The Thermobispora bispora DSM 43833 genome window below encodes:
- a CDS encoding YraN family protein: MAAKDRLGRDGERVAEEYLRAEGMRILARNWRCREGEIDILAQDGSTLVVVEVKTRSGRSHGTAFEAVTPAKLRRLRMLAARWLAAQGERFDAVRIDVVALERFAGDFAIRHERGVC, translated from the coding sequence ATGGCCGCGAAGGATCGGCTGGGCAGGGACGGCGAGCGGGTCGCCGAGGAGTACCTCCGGGCGGAGGGCATGCGGATCCTCGCCCGGAACTGGCGCTGCCGGGAGGGCGAGATCGACATCCTCGCCCAGGACGGGAGCACGCTCGTCGTCGTCGAGGTGAAGACCCGGTCAGGCCGCAGCCACGGCACGGCGTTCGAGGCGGTGACCCCGGCCAAGCTCCGGCGCCTGCGGATGCTCGCCGCGCGCTGGCTCGCCGCGCAGGGCGAGCGCTTCGACGCGGTCCGGATCGACGTGGTCGCCCTGGAGCGGTTCGCCGGGGACTTCGCGATCCGCCACGAGCGGGGGGTGTGCTGA
- a CDS encoding suppressor of fused domain protein, translated as MGTSVVLSSPNPYGSRTLTIETDRTSSVAYLRDAEGTIRAAVWLANHGPAPEELDRARIDAGLPPVMPRANTRHPDGTPPLDPAALSVLWFEEGDGVAVYQDGELLAVIPGWADVRHGIPGYARDAVGDSPVACPLDEALGELSARLARARAHWERQDTGWVSERLAVLGHLDRRAGPQGRYWEVGGGLPVIGVSERPPIPGRGFTVLSTVGMCFQRMPAAELYGAACRVELAVATTEDARAARWLLAWLGRYPWQSVTWLGPGHTARWPDGHRRFPLGGGHRGVVMLADPPGAPDLSGLTVCGDPVLWLWLLPLTEAELDVAVVRGAGALADRLAVPGRA; from the coding sequence GTGGGCACCAGTGTCGTGCTCTCCAGCCCCAACCCTTATGGAAGCCGCACCCTGACGATCGAGACGGATCGGACCTCGTCCGTAGCGTACCTGCGGGACGCGGAAGGGACCATCCGCGCGGCCGTCTGGCTCGCCAACCATGGCCCCGCCCCGGAGGAGCTCGACCGGGCCCGCATCGACGCTGGCCTGCCGCCCGTGATGCCGCGGGCGAACACCAGGCACCCGGACGGCACCCCGCCGCTCGATCCGGCGGCGCTCTCCGTGCTCTGGTTCGAGGAGGGCGACGGCGTGGCCGTCTACCAGGACGGCGAGCTGCTCGCGGTGATCCCGGGCTGGGCCGACGTACGGCACGGCATCCCCGGGTACGCGCGGGACGCGGTCGGCGACTCACCGGTCGCCTGCCCGCTCGACGAGGCGCTCGGGGAGCTGTCGGCCCGGCTCGCGCGGGCCCGCGCCCACTGGGAGCGGCAGGACACGGGGTGGGTGTCCGAACGGCTGGCCGTGCTCGGCCATCTCGACCGGCGGGCCGGGCCGCAGGGGCGCTACTGGGAGGTCGGCGGCGGGCTCCCGGTGATCGGCGTCTCCGAGCGGCCCCCGATCCCCGGCCGGGGCTTCACCGTGCTCTCCACGGTGGGGATGTGCTTCCAGCGCATGCCGGCCGCCGAGCTGTACGGCGCGGCCTGCCGGGTGGAGCTCGCCGTGGCCACCACGGAGGACGCGCGCGCGGCGCGCTGGCTCCTCGCCTGGCTCGGGCGGTACCCCTGGCAGTCGGTGACGTGGCTGGGCCCCGGGCACACCGCCCGCTGGCCGGACGGGCACCGCCGGTTCCCGCTCGGCGGCGGGCACCGCGGGGTGGTCATGCTCGCCGACCCGCCGGGCGCCCCGGACCTGTCGGGGCTCACCGTCTGCGGCGACCCGGTGCTGTGGCTGTGGCTGCTCCCGCTCACCGAGGCCGAGCTCGACGTGGCCGTGGTCCGCGGGGCGGGGGCGCTCGCCGACCGGCTCGCCGTACCCGGCCGCGCCTAG
- the pyrH gene encoding UMP kinase yields the protein MLKLSGEAFAGGEKLGIDPLVVAHLADSIAEAVREGVQVAVVVGGGNMFRGAALSERGMDRARADYMGMLGTVINCLALQDFLEKRGIDTRVQTAITMQQVAEPFLPRRAIRHLEKGRVVIFGAGLGSPFFSTDTCAAQRALEIGAEALLKGTQVDGVYDSDPRQNPDAVKFDRLEYGEVLKRGLRVMDATAISLCMDNGLPIVVFDLMGEGNILRAVRGEKIGTLVSPAGR from the coding sequence ATGCTCAAGCTGTCGGGCGAGGCGTTCGCCGGGGGTGAGAAGCTCGGCATCGACCCGCTCGTCGTCGCCCACCTCGCCGACTCGATCGCCGAGGCCGTCCGCGAGGGCGTGCAGGTGGCCGTGGTGGTCGGCGGCGGCAACATGTTCCGCGGCGCAGCCCTGTCCGAGCGGGGCATGGACCGGGCCCGGGCCGACTACATGGGCATGCTCGGCACGGTGATCAACTGCCTCGCCCTGCAGGACTTCCTCGAGAAGCGCGGCATCGACACGAGGGTGCAGACGGCCATCACCATGCAGCAGGTGGCCGAGCCGTTCCTGCCGCGGCGGGCCATCCGCCACCTGGAGAAGGGACGCGTGGTCATCTTCGGCGCCGGCCTCGGTTCCCCGTTCTTCTCCACCGACACGTGCGCGGCCCAGCGCGCCCTGGAGATCGGAGCCGAGGCCCTGCTGAAGGGCACGCAGGTGGACGGTGTCTATGACTCGGACCCGCGGCAGAATCCCGATGCGGTCAAGTTCGATCGGCTCGAGTACGGTGAGGTACTGAAGCGCGGTCTCCGGGTCATGGACGCGACCGCCATCAGTCTGTGCATGGACAACGGGCTGCCCATCGTGGTCTTCGACCTGATGGGCGAGGGTAACATCCTTCGGGCGGTCCGTGGTGAAAAGATCGGCACGCTGGTGAGTCCGGCTGGAAGATAG
- a CDS encoding phosphatidate cytidylyltransferase: protein MTGGTGRTGRNLPAAVAVGVALGAVVLAFLYVVKAAFLIVVLGFAGLGIHELARAVAARDIRVPEVPLLAGMTVMVAGAYWGGPVFLLGAFAVTVMVLLAWRMFQGAEGYLRDATATVFIAVYPALLAGFAPLLLRPEDGAHRIVIFVAVTICSDIGGYFAGIFFGKHRMSPVISPKKTWEGFAGSVIACVVCGALLVRFLLDGAWWQGALVGAVAVVCATLGDLIESIIKRDLGIKDMGALLPGHGGIMDRADSLLFTLVPLWLLLTVLVPPATA, encoded by the coding sequence GTGACCGGGGGAACGGGCCGCACCGGGCGCAACCTCCCCGCGGCCGTCGCGGTCGGCGTCGCGCTGGGCGCCGTGGTCCTCGCCTTTCTCTACGTCGTCAAGGCCGCCTTCCTCATCGTCGTGCTGGGCTTCGCCGGCCTGGGCATTCACGAGCTGGCGCGGGCCGTCGCCGCCAGGGACATCCGTGTTCCCGAGGTCCCGCTGCTCGCCGGCATGACGGTGATGGTCGCCGGGGCCTACTGGGGCGGTCCCGTCTTCCTGCTCGGCGCGTTCGCGGTCACCGTGATGGTGCTGCTCGCCTGGCGGATGTTCCAGGGGGCGGAGGGGTACTTACGGGACGCCACCGCCACGGTGTTCATCGCGGTCTACCCCGCGCTGCTCGCCGGGTTCGCCCCCCTGCTGCTCCGGCCGGAGGACGGCGCGCACCGGATCGTCATCTTCGTCGCCGTCACGATCTGCAGCGACATCGGAGGGTACTTCGCGGGGATCTTCTTCGGCAAGCACCGCATGTCGCCGGTGATCAGCCCGAAGAAGACCTGGGAGGGCTTCGCCGGCTCGGTGATCGCCTGCGTGGTGTGCGGGGCCCTGCTCGTCCGGTTCCTCCTCGACGGTGCCTGGTGGCAGGGGGCGCTCGTCGGGGCGGTCGCCGTCGTCTGCGCCACGCTCGGCGACCTCATCGAATCGATCATCAAGCGCGATCTCGGCATCAAGGACATGGGCGCGCTGCTGCCCGGCCACGGCGGCATCATGGACCGCGCCGACTCCCTGCTCTTCACGCTCGTCCCGCTCTGGCTCCTGCTCACCGTGCTCGTGCCGCCGGCGACCGCCTGA
- the frr gene encoding ribosome recycling factor, with amino-acid sequence MIDETLLEAEEKMDKAVSVAKEDFATIRAGRITPAIFNKINVDYYGSPTPLQQLASFHVPEARLVIIQPFDKSALNAIEKAIRDSDLGVNPSNDGNVIRVVFPELSEERRKEYIKMARNKAESARVSVRNIRRHAKEALDKLVKEGQVGEDEVHRAVKELDDLTHKHVAKIDDMLKHKEAELLEV; translated from the coding sequence GTGATCGACGAAACCCTCCTCGAGGCTGAGGAGAAGATGGACAAGGCGGTGTCGGTCGCGAAGGAGGACTTCGCGACGATCCGCGCCGGCCGTATCACCCCCGCGATCTTCAACAAGATCAACGTGGATTACTACGGATCACCGACCCCGCTCCAGCAGCTCGCGTCGTTCCATGTGCCCGAGGCACGCCTGGTGATCATTCAGCCGTTCGACAAGAGCGCGCTGAACGCGATCGAGAAGGCCATCCGGGACAGTGACCTCGGGGTGAACCCGAGCAACGACGGCAACGTGATCCGCGTCGTCTTCCCCGAGCTCTCCGAGGAGCGCCGCAAGGAGTACATCAAGATGGCGCGGAACAAGGCGGAGAGCGCCCGGGTCTCCGTGCGGAACATCCGGCGGCACGCCAAGGAGGCCCTCGACAAGCTGGTCAAGGAGGGCCAGGTCGGGGAGGACGAGGTGCACCGTGCGGTGAAGGAGCTCGACGACCTCACCCACAAGCACGTCGCCAAGATCGACGACATGCTCAAGCACAAGGAAGCCGAGCTGCTCGAGGTCTGA
- the rpsB gene encoding 30S ribosomal protein S2 produces the protein MAPVVTMRQLLESGVHFGHQTRRWNPKMKRFIFTERNGIYIIDLQKSLSYIDRAYEFVKETVAHGGTILFIGTKKQAQEAIAEQASRVGMPYVNQRWLGGMLTNFSTVHKRLQRLKELEEMDFDNVAGSGLTKKELLMRRREKEKLERTLGGIRDMTRVPSAVWVVDTKKEQIAVNEARKLGIPVVAILDTNCDPDEVDYPIPGNDDAIRSVSLLTRVIADAVADGLMSRAGGARGDDKPSGVAAGEPLAEWERELLEGGSGAGTETAAAATGGEAPAATGEAAAPAGEQPAEAPAAEQGDKA, from the coding sequence ATGGCGCCTGTCGTCACCATGCGGCAGCTGCTCGAGAGCGGCGTCCACTTCGGCCACCAGACCCGTCGGTGGAACCCGAAGATGAAGCGCTTCATCTTCACGGAGCGCAACGGGATCTACATCATCGACCTGCAGAAGTCCCTTTCCTACATCGACCGTGCGTACGAGTTCGTCAAGGAGACCGTCGCGCACGGCGGGACCATCCTCTTCATCGGGACGAAGAAGCAGGCGCAGGAGGCCATCGCCGAGCAGGCGTCGCGGGTCGGCATGCCGTACGTGAACCAGCGGTGGCTGGGCGGCATGCTCACCAACTTCTCGACCGTGCACAAGCGGCTCCAGCGGCTCAAGGAGCTCGAGGAGATGGACTTCGACAACGTGGCGGGGTCCGGGCTCACCAAGAAGGAGCTCCTCATGCGCCGCCGCGAGAAGGAGAAGCTGGAGCGCACCCTGGGCGGTATCCGCGACATGACCCGCGTGCCGAGCGCGGTCTGGGTCGTGGACACCAAGAAGGAGCAGATCGCGGTCAACGAGGCGCGGAAGCTCGGCATCCCGGTCGTCGCCATCCTCGACACCAACTGCGACCCCGACGAGGTCGACTACCCGATCCCCGGCAACGACGACGCGATCCGCTCCGTCAGCCTGCTCACCCGGGTGATCGCCGACGCGGTGGCGGACGGCCTGATGAGCCGGGCGGGCGGCGCCCGCGGTGACGACAAGCCCTCCGGCGTCGCGGCCGGTGAGCCGCTGGCCGAGTGGGAGCGCGAGCTGCTCGAGGGCGGCTCCGGCGCGGGTACCGAGACCGCCGCGGCGGCGACCGGCGGGGAGGCTCCCGCCGCCACCGGTGAGGCCGCCGCTCCGGCCGGTGAGCAGCCCGCTGAGGCGCCCGCCGCCGAGCAGGGCGACAAGGCCTGA
- the dprA gene encoding DNA-processing protein DprA yields MGSAERPRSPADPGPRCRPAGRLDGPDAPPDATDARPDGPDARPDGPAGPPGGPADRPDGTVPEEDRLARVALMRLADAGDPVMGRLIAHSGPRGALEQASRGRLDGDFVRREREVAAPGRPADLDRLAAAWAARYAALKPDPAADLARAAERGTRLVIPGDPEWPTQLDDLGDSRPLGLWVEGTADLRLTCLRSVSIVGARAATPYGTQTAAELAADLGSLGWSVVSGGAYGIDGAAHRGALAAGAPTVVVLACGTDVCYPSAHEDLFRAVRSQGVVVSEWPPGAHPTRLRFLVRNRVIAALSRGTVVVQAAARSGALNTAGHALELNRHLMAVPGPITSEVSMGCHLLIRQGKAVCVTSAREIVELVGSIGADLAPEPRGPVLPRDLLDDETRRVLEAVPARGGMGPAAIAVAAGVDLPTALAALGRLAVAGFIERCAKGWRLRRDGERSPGHGDGPAAGDRPPGRDAPRSPG; encoded by the coding sequence ATGGGCTCTGCCGAGCGGCCGCGCTCCCCCGCCGACCCCGGTCCGCGGTGCCGCCCTGCCGGTCGGCTGGACGGCCCCGATGCCCCGCCGGACGCCACCGATGCCCGGCCCGACGGCCCAGACGCCCGTCCGGACGGCCCCGCCGGTCCGCCGGGCGGCCCGGCCGATCGTCCGGACGGCACGGTGCCCGAGGAGGACCGCCTGGCGCGGGTGGCGCTGATGCGGCTCGCCGACGCCGGCGACCCGGTCATGGGGCGGCTGATCGCCCACAGCGGCCCGCGGGGCGCGCTCGAGCAGGCCAGCCGCGGCCGGCTCGACGGGGACTTCGTGCGGCGGGAGCGGGAGGTGGCCGCTCCCGGGCGCCCGGCCGACCTCGACCGGCTCGCCGCCGCGTGGGCGGCCCGGTACGCCGCGCTGAAGCCGGATCCCGCTGCCGACCTCGCCCGGGCGGCGGAGCGGGGCACGCGGCTGGTCATCCCGGGCGACCCGGAGTGGCCGACACAGCTCGACGATCTCGGGGACTCCCGCCCGCTCGGGCTCTGGGTGGAGGGGACGGCCGACCTGCGCCTGACCTGCCTGCGCTCGGTGTCGATCGTGGGCGCCCGGGCCGCCACGCCGTACGGCACGCAGACCGCGGCGGAGCTCGCCGCCGACCTGGGGAGCCTGGGCTGGTCGGTGGTGAGCGGCGGCGCCTACGGGATCGACGGGGCCGCCCACCGCGGTGCGCTCGCCGCGGGAGCGCCCACCGTGGTCGTCCTCGCCTGCGGCACGGACGTGTGCTACCCGAGCGCGCACGAGGATCTGTTCCGCGCGGTGCGCTCTCAGGGCGTCGTGGTGAGCGAGTGGCCGCCCGGGGCCCACCCCACCAGGCTCCGGTTCCTGGTGCGCAACCGGGTGATCGCCGCGCTGTCGCGCGGCACGGTGGTCGTGCAGGCGGCGGCGCGGAGCGGGGCGCTCAACACCGCCGGGCACGCGCTCGAGCTCAACCGGCACCTCATGGCCGTCCCCGGGCCCATCACCAGTGAGGTGTCCATGGGCTGTCACCTGCTCATCCGGCAGGGGAAGGCCGTCTGCGTCACCTCGGCGCGCGAGATCGTCGAGCTGGTCGGCTCGATCGGCGCCGACCTCGCGCCCGAGCCGCGCGGGCCGGTGCTGCCGCGCGACCTGCTGGACGACGAGACGCGGCGGGTGCTCGAGGCGGTCCCGGCCCGGGGCGGCATGGGACCGGCCGCCATCGCGGTCGCCGCGGGCGTTGACCTCCCCACCGCCCTCGCCGCCCTGGGCCGGCTCGCGGTCGCCGGATTCATCGAACGGTGCGCGAAGGGATGGCGCCTGCGGCGGGATGGCGAGCGGTCGCCCGGCCATGGAGACGGCCCGGCCGCCGGAGACCGACCACCGGGCCGCGATGCCCCTCGGTCACCTGGGTGA
- a CDS encoding CoA transferase: MIEALIEELGEAAGIDLPPVRVTGGEPALPSVFPIGTAAAACVGALTGAVARYARRGPGRSGRDPEVLVDVRHAAEAFRSERHFRVDGRPIDLWAPLSGDYRTRDGWVRLHCNFAHHRDAALRALSLPAGADAEDVGRACASRTAIEIEEAVIREGGCAAAMRTRAEWLAHPQSRAVAGLPLVGLARLPGPSGPHEREASGAPDRPLRGVRVLDLSRVIAGPVAARTLAAHGAEVLRVGAAHLPEVPGLVVETAFGKRSCHIDLRREPETLRELVRRADVVIQAYRPGALRARGFGPEDLARLRPGIVCVDISAYGSRGPWAGRRGFDSLVQMACGIAHENGDGTRPAPLPAQALDHGTGWLAAFGAVAGLLRRGAEGGSWHVEVSLARTAKWLDDLGRVDGGHVPPPADDLLATMDSPFGTLTYVRPPGLIDGAEPYWAAPPPRPGEHPPAWPAGAE; this comes from the coding sequence ATGATCGAGGCGCTGATCGAGGAGCTGGGCGAGGCCGCCGGGATCGACCTGCCGCCGGTGCGGGTGACCGGCGGCGAGCCCGCGCTGCCCTCGGTCTTCCCGATCGGCACGGCCGCCGCCGCGTGCGTCGGCGCGCTCACCGGAGCCGTGGCCCGGTACGCGCGGCGCGGGCCCGGCCGGTCGGGGCGGGACCCCGAGGTCCTCGTCGATGTCCGGCATGCGGCGGAGGCCTTCCGCAGCGAGCGGCATTTCCGGGTCGACGGCCGGCCGATCGACCTGTGGGCGCCGCTGTCGGGCGACTACCGCACCCGGGACGGCTGGGTCCGGCTGCACTGCAACTTCGCGCACCACCGGGACGCGGCGCTCCGGGCGCTGAGCCTGCCCGCCGGGGCGGACGCGGAGGACGTCGGCCGGGCGTGCGCGAGCCGTACCGCGATCGAGATCGAGGAGGCGGTGATCCGCGAGGGCGGGTGCGCGGCCGCGATGCGGACCCGGGCCGAGTGGCTGGCGCACCCTCAGTCGCGCGCGGTGGCCGGGCTGCCCCTGGTCGGCCTCGCCCGGCTGCCGGGACCATCCGGTCCTCACGAGCGGGAGGCGAGCGGAGCCCCGGACCGGCCGCTGCGCGGCGTCCGGGTGCTCGATCTGAGCCGGGTGATCGCGGGCCCGGTCGCCGCCCGCACGCTCGCCGCGCACGGCGCCGAGGTGCTGCGGGTCGGCGCGGCGCACCTGCCCGAGGTGCCGGGGCTCGTCGTGGAGACCGCGTTCGGCAAGCGGTCGTGCCACATCGACCTGCGCCGGGAGCCCGAGACGCTGCGGGAGCTGGTACGGCGGGCCGACGTCGTCATCCAGGCCTACCGGCCGGGCGCGCTGCGCGCCAGGGGCTTCGGCCCCGAGGACCTCGCCCGGCTGCGGCCGGGCATCGTCTGCGTGGACATCTCCGCGTACGGCTCCCGCGGCCCGTGGGCCGGCCGGCGGGGGTTCGACAGCCTGGTCCAGATGGCGTGCGGGATCGCCCATGAGAACGGTGACGGCACCCGCCCGGCCCCGCTCCCGGCCCAGGCGCTCGACCACGGCACCGGCTGGCTGGCCGCGTTCGGCGCGGTCGCCGGCCTGCTGCGCCGCGGCGCGGAGGGCGGCTCCTGGCACGTCGAGGTCTCCCTGGCCCGGACCGCCAAGTGGCTCGACGACCTCGGCCGGGTGGACGGCGGCCATGTCCCGCCCCCGGCCGACGACCTGCTGGCGACGATGGACAGCCCGTTCGGCACGCTCACCTATGTGCGGCCACCGGGCCTGATCGACGGAGCGGAGCCGTACTGGGCCGCTCCGCCGCCCCGGCCGGGCGAGCATCCTCCGGCGTGGCCGGCCGGCGCGGAATGA
- the tsf gene encoding translation elongation factor Ts — MASVSMADVKRLRELTAAGMMDCKKALEEAGGDFDKAIELLRLKGAKDVGKREARTASNGLIAVEHVGDSLAALLELNCETDFVAKNERFQALARDIVKHIAATKPADVPTLLESQIDGKTVKERLDETNAALGEKIEIRRFTLLEGGYITSYLHKTDPQLPPAIGVLVQLDKPNAEVAKDIAQHTAAMAPKYLSPDTVPAEVVQKERELYERMTREEGKPEAAIPKIVEGRLNAWYKDFTLLEQAFVKDNKKTIRQVAEEAGVKVLSFTRYKVGQA; from the coding sequence ATGGCTTCCGTGAGCATGGCCGACGTGAAGCGGCTTCGCGAGCTGACCGCCGCCGGCATGATGGACTGCAAGAAGGCCCTCGAGGAGGCCGGGGGCGACTTCGACAAGGCCATCGAGCTGCTGCGCCTGAAGGGCGCCAAGGACGTCGGTAAGCGCGAGGCCCGCACCGCCTCAAACGGGCTGATCGCGGTCGAGCACGTGGGCGACTCGCTCGCCGCCCTGCTCGAGCTCAACTGTGAGACCGACTTCGTCGCCAAGAACGAGCGGTTCCAGGCGCTCGCCCGGGACATCGTCAAGCACATCGCGGCCACCAAGCCAGCCGACGTGCCCACCCTGCTCGAGTCCCAGATCGACGGCAAGACCGTCAAGGAGCGGCTGGACGAGACCAACGCCGCGCTCGGCGAGAAGATCGAGATCCGCCGGTTCACGCTGCTGGAGGGCGGGTACATCACCTCCTACCTGCACAAGACCGACCCGCAGCTCCCGCCGGCCATCGGCGTGCTGGTCCAGCTCGACAAGCCGAACGCCGAGGTCGCCAAGGACATCGCCCAGCACACCGCCGCCATGGCGCCCAAGTACCTCAGCCCGGACACCGTGCCCGCCGAGGTCGTCCAGAAGGAGCGCGAGCTCTACGAGAGGATGACCCGCGAGGAGGGCAAGCCCGAGGCCGCGATCCCGAAGATCGTCGAGGGCCGGCTGAACGCCTGGTACAAGGACTTCACCCTGCTGGAGCAGGCGTTCGTCAAGGACAACAAGAAGACGATCCGCCAGGTCGCGGAGGAGGCCGGGGTCAAGGTCCTGTCCTTCACCCGGTACAAGGTCGGCCAGGCGTGA
- a CDS encoding YifB family Mg chelatase-like AAA ATPase encodes MAVARTRCVALVGVTGHMVEVEADVGPGIAGTHLIGLLDTAISEARDRVRSALINSRLAWPDARVTVSLFPASLPKRGSIFDLAIAMSVLGAAGAVPAHRIAGPVFLGELGLDGRVRPVRGVLPAALAAAEAGAGTVVVPAPNAAEAALVPGLTVVPATSLGELVAWLHSGAPHPPPAPVDVPGSAPAAADPRAMPGGHEPDLRDVIGQPVARKALEVCAAGGHNLWLLGPPGTGKTMLAERLPTLLPPLDPDQALEVSAIHSVAGTLPPGRPLLTRPPFMAPHHSATVAAVVGGGSGGAVRPGAVSLAHRGVLFLDEAPEFSATVLDSLRQPLESGTVTIARATGTVTFPARFTLVLAANPCPCGQAGAQGAACRCTPVARRRYLARLSGPLLDRVDVKVVINRATRAELLADRHRAEPSAVVAERVLAARERAARRLAGTPWRCNAEVSSAALHREFRLPEDALAPIRRGLELGTLSPRGVDRILRVAWTLADLAGKDRPGEPETSAALAMWLGAE; translated from the coding sequence ATGGCGGTGGCGCGGACGCGATGCGTGGCGCTGGTCGGCGTCACCGGCCACATGGTGGAGGTCGAGGCCGACGTCGGCCCGGGGATCGCCGGCACGCACCTGATCGGCCTGCTCGACACCGCGATCAGCGAGGCGCGGGACCGGGTCCGCTCGGCGCTGATCAACAGCCGGCTGGCCTGGCCGGACGCCCGGGTGACGGTCAGCCTCTTCCCGGCGAGCCTGCCGAAGCGGGGGTCGATCTTCGATCTCGCCATCGCGATGTCCGTGCTCGGCGCGGCCGGCGCCGTGCCGGCGCACCGGATCGCCGGCCCCGTGTTCCTGGGTGAGCTCGGCCTCGACGGCAGGGTGCGCCCGGTGCGGGGCGTGCTGCCGGCCGCCCTCGCCGCCGCCGAGGCGGGGGCCGGCACGGTCGTGGTGCCCGCGCCGAACGCCGCGGAGGCCGCCTTGGTCCCGGGGTTGACGGTGGTGCCGGCCACGAGCCTCGGTGAGCTCGTCGCCTGGCTCCACTCCGGCGCCCCGCACCCGCCACCGGCCCCGGTGGACGTCCCCGGATCCGCCCCGGCCGCGGCCGATCCGCGGGCGATGCCCGGCGGGCACGAGCCGGACCTGCGCGATGTGATCGGCCAGCCCGTGGCCCGGAAGGCGCTGGAGGTGTGCGCGGCCGGCGGGCACAACCTGTGGCTGCTCGGGCCGCCGGGCACCGGGAAGACCATGCTCGCCGAGCGCCTCCCCACCCTGCTCCCGCCGCTCGACCCCGATCAGGCGCTGGAGGTCTCCGCGATCCACTCGGTGGCCGGGACGTTGCCGCCCGGGCGCCCGCTGCTGACCCGGCCGCCGTTCATGGCTCCCCACCACAGCGCGACCGTCGCCGCGGTGGTGGGCGGTGGCAGCGGCGGGGCGGTCCGGCCCGGGGCGGTCTCCCTGGCGCACCGGGGCGTGCTCTTCCTCGACGAGGCGCCTGAGTTCTCCGCCACCGTGCTCGACTCGCTGCGCCAGCCGCTCGAGTCCGGCACGGTCACCATCGCGCGCGCCACCGGGACGGTTACGTTCCCCGCCCGGTTCACGCTCGTCCTCGCCGCCAACCCGTGCCCGTGCGGGCAGGCGGGCGCTCAGGGGGCCGCGTGCCGGTGCACGCCGGTCGCTCGCCGCCGGTACCTCGCCCGGCTCTCCGGCCCGCTGCTCGACCGGGTCGACGTGAAGGTCGTGATCAACCGGGCCACCCGGGCGGAGCTGCTGGCCGACCGGCACCGCGCCGAACCGAGCGCGGTCGTGGCCGAGCGGGTCCTGGCCGCCCGGGAGCGGGCGGCGAGACGGCTCGCCGGCACCCCGTGGCGGTGCAACGCCGAGGTCTCCTCCGCCGCGCTCCACCGGGAGTTCCGCCTGCCGGAGGACGCGCTCGCCCCGATCCGCCGCGGGCTGGAGCTCGGCACCCTCAGCCCGCGCGGCGTCGACCGGATCCTCCGGGTGGCGTGGACGCTCGCGGACCTCGCGGGAAAGGACCGCCCGGGCGAGCCGGAGACGTCGGCGGCGCTGGCCATGTGGCTGGGGGCGGAGTGA